A window from Triticum aestivum cultivar Chinese Spring chromosome 6D, IWGSC CS RefSeq v2.1, whole genome shotgun sequence encodes these proteins:
- the LOC123143751 gene encoding L-arabinokinase gives MVARGSGAEEAPPPTQQRLVFAYYITGHGFGHATRALEVVRHLIGAGHDVHVVTAAPEFVFTTEIDSPSLHIRRVLLDCGAVQADALTVDRLASLEKYHQTAVVPREAILRTEVEWLHSIKADLVVSDVVPVACRAAADAGIRSVCVTNFSWDFIYAEYVVAAGNHHRSIVWQIAEDYSHCEFLLRLPGYCPMPAFRDVIDVPLVVRRLHKSRSEVRKELGIAEDVKVVIFNFGGQPAGWKLKKEWLPDGWLCLVCGASDTQELPPNYVKLAKDAYTPDLMAASDCMLGKIGYGTVSEALAYKLPFVFVRRDYFNEEPFLRNMLEHYQCGIEMIRRDLLTGHWKPYLLRALTLKPCYDRPINGGEVAAHILQDTAVGKKYISGKLSGARRLRDAIVLGYQLQRAPGRDVGIPEWYSLSEKEIGVRPAVAPASRRINGSAGSSFEDFEILHGDMQGLTDTMAFLTSLSGLVGNDPRIPEKQSRERTAASVLFDLEEDIYVARAPGRLDVMGGIADYSGSLVLQMPIREACHVAIQRSDPIKQKLWKHTQARQLANGAVPILQIVSFGSELSNRAPTFDMDLSDFMDGDKPISYEKAKEYFSQDPSQKWAAYVAGTVLVLMTELGVQFTDSMSILVSSSVPEGKGVSSSASVEVATMSAIAAVYGLNIAPRDLAILCQKVENHIVGAPCGVMDQMTSACGEANKLLAMVCQPAEVKELVSIPTHIRFWGLDSGIRHSVGGTDYGSVRVGTYMGRKLIKCAASDLISQSFPSTPTQSCDASEEYEKYGVDLLKSEASLQYLCNLPPHRYEAAYARDIPEFITGDEFMEKYGDHNDAVTVIDPKRSYSVKAPTRHPIYENFRVEAFKALLTAAKTDEQLSALGELMYQCHYSYNACGLGSDGTDRLVNLVQEIQHRKTTSQHEGPSLFGAKITGGGSGGSVCVIGKNSLKSSEEIFEIQKRYKAATGYLPIVFEGSSPGAGKFGYLKIRWRSA, from the exons ATGGTGGCCCGGGGAAGCGGCGCGGAGGAGGCGCCGCCGCCGACGCAGCAGCGCCTCGTCTTCGCCTACTACATCACCGGCCACGGCTTCGGCCACGCCACCCGCGCCCTCGAG GTGGTGAGGCACCTGATCGGCGCGGGGCACGACGTGCACGTGGTCACCGCCGCGCCGGAGTTCGTCTTCACCACCGAGATCGACTCCCCCAGCCTCCACATCCGCAGGGTCCTGCTCGACTGCGGCGCCGTGCAGGCCGACGCGCTCACCGTCGACCGCCTCGCCTCCCTCGAGAAG TACCATCAGACGGCCGTGGTGCCCCGCGAGGCGATACTCAGGACTGAAGTGGAGTGGCTCCACTCAATCAAGGCTGACTTAGTG GTTTCGGATGTTGTCCCGGTGGCGTGCAGGGCGGCTGCAGACGCTGGCATTCGCTCCGTGTGTGTCACGAATTTCAG TTGGGACTTCATTTATGCAGAGTACGTTGTAGCAGCTGGAAATCATCATCGCTCAATTGTGTGGCAG ATAGCAGAGGATTACTCACATTGTGAGTTCTTACTACGACTCCCTGGATACTGCCCTA TGCCTGCTTTCCGTGATGTTATTGATGTGCCTCTTGTGGTGAGAAGATTACACAAATCTCGATCCGAG GTGAGAAAGGAACTAGGGATTGCAGAGGATGTTAAGGTGGTCATTTTCAACTTTGGAGGACAG CCGGCAGGATGGAAATTGAAGAAAGAGTGGTTGCCTGATGGTTGGCTTTGTTTG GTATGTGGTGCATCTGATACTCAAGAGCTTCCTCCAAATTATGTCAAGCTCGCAAAGGATGCGTACACACCTGATTTAATGGCAGCATCTGACTGCATGCTTG GGAAAATTGGATATGGTACCGTGAGTGAGGCTTTGGCGTACAAGCTGCCATTTGTATTTGTTCGTAGAGATTATTTCAATGAAGAGCCTTTTCTGCGGAATATGCTTGAG CATTATCAATGTGGCATTGAGATGATACGGAGGGATTTACTTACTGGACATTGGAAACCTTATCTGCTACGTGCTTTAACACTTAAGCCCTGCTATGATCGTCCAATAAATGGTGGCGAG GTGGCTGCACATATCCTCCAGGACACTGCTGTCGGGAAGAAGTATATTTCTGGCAAG TTGAGCGGGGCAAGACGATTACGTGATGCCATAGTGCTAGGATACCAACTACAGAGGGCTCCGGGGAGAGATGTAGGAATTCCTGAATGGTATTCTCTCTCCGAGAAAGAAATCGGTGTTCGCCCAGCAGTAGCACCCGCGTCTCGTCGGATTAATGGAAGTGCAGGATC ATCTTTTGAGGACTTCGAGATTCTCCATGGAGATATGCAAGGATTAACCGATACTATGGCTTTCCTGACAAGTTTATCTGGGCTTGTTGGAAACGATCCGAGGATCCCTGAGAAGCAATCCCGAGAAAGGACTGCTGCTTCTGTACTCTTTGACTTGGAG GAGGATATATATGTTGCAAGGGCACCTGGACGATTGGATGTCATGGGTGGCATTGCAGATTATTCAGGAAGTCTTGTACTGCAG ATGCCCATTCGAGAGGCCTGTCATGTTGCTATTCAGAGAAGCGATCCTATCAAGCAGAAGCTATGGAAGCATACTCAGGCTAGGCAGCTAGCAAATGGAGCAGTGCCGATTTTGCAAATT GTATCATTTGGCTCTGAATTGAGTAACCGCGCACCAACATTCGATATGGACCTGTCTGATTTTATGGATGGTGACAAACCAATATCATATGAAAAGGCCAAAGAATATTTCTCCCAGGACCCATCTCAAAA ATGGGCTGCCTATGTTGCTGGAACAGTTCTTGTGTTGATGACTGAACTAGGTGTTCAATTCACAGACAGCATGAGCATTTTG GTTTCTTCTTCTGTTCCTGAAGGCAAAGGTGTCTCATCTTCTGCATCAGTGGAGGTTGCTACAATGTCTGCTATTGCCGCAGTCTATG GTTTAAATATTGCTCCAAGGGATCTTGCTATACTCTGTCAAAAG GTTGAGAATCACATTGTTGGAGCTCCTTGTGGTGTAATGGACCAAATGACATCTGCTTGCGGAGAAGCCAACAAACTTCTGGCTATGGTTTGCCAG CCTGCTGAAGTGAAAGAATTGGTCAGCATTCCAACTCATATACGATTTTGGGGTCTCGACTCTGGGATACGACATAG TGTTGGTGGGACTGATTACGGGTCTGTGAGGGTAGGCACATATATGGGACGCAAGTTGATTAAGTGTGCTGCATCTGACCTAATTTCTCAATCCTTTCCGTCTACTCCTACGCAATCGTGCGACGCTTCTGAAGAATATGAAAAATATGGTGTGGATCTTCTGAAATCTGAAGCTTCACTGCAGTATTTATGCAACCTACCACCTCATAG ATATGAAGCTGCCTATGCAAGAGATATTCCTGAGTTCATTACTGGGGATGAATTTATGGAGAAATATGGAGATCACAACGATGCAGTAACAGTTATTGACCCAAAAAGATCTTACAGTGTGAAGGCTCCTACTAGACATCCCATATATGAGAACTTCCGTGTTGAG GCCTTCAAAGCATTGTTAACAGCAGCCAAAACAGATGAGCAACTTTCAGCCCTTGGAGAACTTATGTATCAG TGCCATTACAGCTACAATGCTTGTGGGCTTGGTTCTGATGGGACTGACAGGCTGGTGAATCTAGTACAAGAAATCCAGCACAGGAAGACCACCTCGCAACAT